A part of Flexistipes sp. genomic DNA contains:
- a CDS encoding DNA translocase FtsK: protein MAVEKNYNEKTYDVLFLIFLFISIFLALSIYSYSPDDPSFSNIVFTDYKSEVHNYFGKLGAYSADFFGTIFGWSSLFLPLMFLFLTFNIYFVKKGKHSKGIIYLNALLFFLILAGMSLFTGFTGVDDFYFHLKYGGGVIGLVSRDFLASLIGDIGGIILSLFVVLSSVFLFVRINFTNFNIRQMKPHIKFNLKKSKTPKTTKERPSKKSSKKNNKKADKSQKTPAADAESEDEDVKVSDTFEPENVKKARYSIPLNLLEESEKISFAESEAELRQKGKILEEKLHDFGVNGHIREIKPGPVVTLYEFEPAPGVKVNKISNLENDLALAMSAVSVRIIAPIPGKSVVGIELPNKRRAAVSLRELINTKDFAKPESQLTIILGKDIAGKPYITDLTKMPHLLIAGTTGSGKSVSVNTIICSIIYKSSPENVKFVMVDPKMVELSVYEDIPHLAAPVVTDPRKASNVLKNVVEEMENRYTLLADNRVRNIDSYNEKASKSSEMEKMPYLVVVVDEFADLMIVAGKEVEQSIMRIAQMARAVGIHLILATQRPSVNVITGIIKANMPARLSFRVSSKTDSRTILDQNGAETLLGKGDSLFIPPGHSDPVRIHGCFVSEWEVNNIVTYLKKLGTPEYNMDLVKEEDSDAGGVDETEKDEKYYEALDLIQKKGTASISMVQRYLRIGYNRAARIIEIMEKEGVITPSDGTSKPREVIIKD, encoded by the coding sequence ATGGCTGTAGAGAAAAATTATAATGAAAAGACTTATGATGTTCTTTTTCTGATTTTTTTGTTTATCAGTATATTTCTTGCCTTATCCATTTATTCCTATTCCCCCGATGATCCTTCATTTTCCAATATTGTTTTTACCGACTACAAATCGGAAGTGCACAATTATTTCGGCAAGCTCGGAGCCTATTCCGCTGATTTTTTCGGTACTATTTTCGGATGGTCCTCACTTTTTCTGCCTTTAATGTTTTTATTTCTGACCTTTAATATCTATTTCGTAAAAAAGGGTAAGCACAGCAAAGGCATTATATACCTCAATGCCCTGCTGTTTTTTCTTATTTTGGCAGGTATGAGCCTTTTTACCGGCTTTACAGGTGTTGATGATTTTTATTTTCACCTGAAATACGGAGGGGGCGTCATAGGCCTTGTTTCCAGAGATTTCCTTGCTTCACTGATCGGGGACATCGGCGGAATAATACTCTCTTTATTTGTGGTACTCTCTTCTGTTTTTCTTTTTGTAAGGATTAATTTTACAAATTTTAATATAAGGCAGATGAAACCGCATATTAAATTCAATCTTAAAAAATCAAAAACCCCAAAAACTACAAAAGAACGACCTTCAAAAAAATCATCGAAAAAGAACAATAAGAAAGCGGATAAATCTCAAAAAACACCTGCTGCTGATGCTGAATCCGAAGATGAAGACGTAAAGGTTTCGGATACATTTGAGCCTGAGAATGTGAAAAAAGCAAGATACAGTATACCTTTAAATTTGCTGGAAGAATCTGAAAAAATCAGTTTTGCGGAATCCGAGGCAGAATTGAGGCAAAAGGGTAAGATTCTGGAAGAAAAACTTCATGATTTCGGTGTTAACGGACATATCAGGGAAATAAAGCCCGGTCCTGTTGTTACTCTCTATGAATTTGAGCCTGCCCCGGGGGTAAAGGTAAATAAGATATCCAATCTTGAGAATGATCTGGCTTTGGCCATGAGTGCGGTAAGTGTGCGCATAATAGCACCGATACCAGGTAAGTCGGTTGTGGGGATTGAACTGCCGAACAAAAGGAGAGCCGCAGTTTCTCTCAGGGAGCTGATAAACACGAAAGATTTTGCAAAGCCGGAATCACAGCTTACCATAATTCTCGGAAAAGATATTGCAGGCAAACCGTATATCACCGATCTTACAAAAATGCCCCATTTGCTGATAGCAGGCACTACGGGAAGCGGGAAATCTGTTTCCGTGAATACGATAATATGTTCGATAATTTATAAATCTTCCCCTGAGAATGTAAAATTCGTAATGGTGGATCCTAAAATGGTTGAGTTGAGTGTATATGAAGATATCCCGCATTTGGCGGCACCAGTGGTTACCGATCCCAGGAAAGCCTCAAATGTGTTGAAGAATGTTGTGGAGGAGATGGAAAACAGGTATACCCTTTTGGCTGATAACAGAGTCAGGAATATAGATTCCTATAATGAAAAAGCTTCGAAAAGTTCTGAGATGGAAAAGATGCCTTATCTCGTTGTCGTGGTCGATGAGTTTGCCGATTTAATGATTGTTGCCGGTAAAGAGGTTGAGCAATCCATCATGAGGATTGCCCAAATGGCAAGAGCTGTTGGAATTCACCTGATACTGGCCACCCAGAGGCCTTCCGTTAATGTGATTACCGGGATAATTAAAGCCAATATGCCCGCACGGCTTTCTTTTCGTGTTTCTTCAAAAACGGACTCAAGAACGATTCTGGATCAAAACGGTGCTGAAACACTTCTCGGTAAAGGTGACAGTCTTTTCATCCCGCCGGGGCACAGCGATCCCGTTCGCATTCACGGCTGTTTTGTAAGTGAATGGGAAGTTAACAATATTGTGACTTACCTGAAAAAACTGGGAACTCCGGAATATAATATGGATCTGGTAAAAGAAGAGGACTCTGATGCCGGTGGTGTCGATGAA
- a CDS encoding ABC1 kinase family protein codes for MWTIKKTFRNLGRVREIFSQVVYYGFGRFLDETNLSSLIGYGKKIVTLGKAKDIEKLPEEVRFRKLLESLGPTFVKVGQFLSTRGDIFPEKFTKELEKLQDEVLPFKYSEAVRQVESNLGKKLSSMFKEFSREPVASASIAQVHKGVLHDGTEVAVKVKRPGIETKIEHDLAILIFLAGVAEKYNQEAKNIQLLEVTQEFADQLNKELNFVLEANYMEKFRDYFSKNDNILIPQVMWEYTDMDVLTMEFVKGIPIDNIKELEEKDIDMVKLSETGVDFYLKQVFEFGFFHADPHPGNFLVTDKGETAILDFGIIGKVDRKLLEHLSAVFLGLINFDIESIIEEMVSFGLIDRDADLRKIQRDMMDVILPVYGQNIGNVDVVLLLNDIIDIGRKHYFKFPIDYLLIFKTFSFLESTGRKLNPDFNFLNFAEPYAKKILLKKYSPSYLFNDFREISSNYSDVLRRAPKDYKILVDKLKEDDLSINFIHRNLDVMSREMDRSANRLSFSIIIAAIVLSSSLFILADVGPKILDIPFLGLFGFVIASFLGLGLAIGIFKSGKL; via the coding sequence ATGTGGACAATAAAAAAGACCTTCAGAAATCTTGGTAGAGTGAGGGAGATATTTTCCCAGGTGGTTTATTACGGTTTCGGACGTTTTCTGGATGAAACCAACCTGTCATCTTTAATAGGTTACGGGAAAAAAATAGTTACTCTGGGCAAAGCTAAAGATATTGAAAAACTGCCGGAAGAGGTACGTTTCAGAAAACTGCTGGAAAGCCTGGGGCCCACTTTTGTAAAAGTGGGGCAATTTCTCAGTACAAGAGGGGATATTTTCCCTGAGAAGTTTACCAAAGAACTGGAAAAGCTGCAGGATGAAGTACTGCCGTTCAAGTACAGTGAAGCTGTCAGGCAAGTTGAATCAAACTTAGGTAAAAAACTTTCGTCTATGTTTAAGGAATTTTCCAGAGAACCCGTCGCCTCTGCTTCAATAGCACAGGTGCACAAAGGTGTTCTCCACGACGGCACCGAAGTGGCTGTAAAGGTAAAAAGACCCGGAATAGAAACGAAGATAGAGCACGACCTGGCTATTCTTATATTTTTGGCAGGTGTGGCAGAAAAATACAATCAAGAGGCAAAAAACATACAGCTTCTCGAAGTTACACAGGAATTTGCCGATCAGCTGAATAAAGAACTGAATTTTGTACTTGAAGCCAATTATATGGAGAAATTCAGAGACTATTTTTCAAAAAATGACAATATCCTTATTCCACAGGTTATGTGGGAATATACGGATATGGATGTACTTACCATGGAATTTGTCAAAGGTATACCTATTGACAATATTAAGGAGCTTGAAGAGAAAGATATTGATATGGTCAAACTGTCGGAAACAGGCGTTGATTTTTACCTGAAACAGGTTTTTGAATTCGGGTTCTTTCATGCCGATCCGCACCCGGGGAATTTTCTGGTAACGGACAAAGGTGAGACTGCAATTCTTGATTTCGGTATAATAGGAAAAGTTGACAGGAAGCTTCTTGAGCACCTGAGTGCTGTTTTCCTTGGTCTTATCAATTTCGATATTGAATCCATTATAGAGGAGATGGTTTCATTCGGGCTTATCGACAGAGACGCCGACTTGAGAAAAATCCAAAGGGATATGATGGACGTTATACTTCCTGTTTACGGTCAGAATATTGGCAATGTAGACGTTGTGCTGCTGTTAAATGATATAATAGATATCGGCAGAAAACATTATTTTAAATTTCCTATCGATTATCTTTTAATTTTTAAAACGTTTTCATTTCTCGAATCCACAGGACGAAAACTTAATCCGGACTTTAATTTTCTGAATTTTGCCGAACCGTATGCGAAAAAGATTCTGCTGAAAAAATACAGCCCCTCATATCTGTTCAATGACTTCAGGGAAATCTCCTCAAATTACAGCGATGTTTTGAGAAGGGCGCCCAAGGACTATAAAATTCTTGTGGACAAACTTAAAGAAGACGACCTGAGTATTAATTTTATACACAGAAATCTGGATGTTATGTCCAGGGAAATGGACAGGTCGGCAAACAGACTTTCCTTCAGTATTATTATTGCCGCGATTGTTTTGTCATCTTCCCTTTTTATCCTGGCGGATGTTGGTCCCAAAATACTGGATATTCCGTTTCTCGGGCTCTTCGGTTTTGTTATCGCTTCCTTTCTCGGATTGGGACTGGCCATCGGAATTTTCAAGTCGGGGAAACTGTAA
- the mltF gene encoding membrane-bound lytic murein transglycosylase MltF, producing the protein MSIRKHKELLIIAILSVFYIFFHIIAEPASKGTLEDIKEKGKITVIMTNNANVYYSYRDEYMGFEYDLVKKFAEFLGVKLDVITPGWDEMFQALNSGEGDMIAAGVTITKPRKKLADFSEGYLEVQQQVIIHKNNDSIDKIKDLKGKKIHIRPQTSYEQRLEELKSNGLNIDIVFHENMPTEELIRMVAEKEIEVTVADSNIARLNQRYYPDIRIAFPISESQQLGWAVRNNSDKLREKINEFFHKIEKNGTFSQIYERYYRNVSIFDYVDIKTFHRRLKTRLPKYKDIIKKAAEKHGFDWRLIAAMVYQESHFNPYARSYTGVRGLMQVTQRTAREMGINNRMKPAQSVKAGVGYLAKIYHRFDEIKDPETKMLFALASYNVGYGHVRDAQDICRKKGWGPEKWSSLKKALPLLRERKYYKNTTYGYARGTEPVRYVRRIMSYYDIIKQKAHE; encoded by the coding sequence ATGAGCATTAGAAAACATAAAGAGCTGCTTATAATCGCGATACTGTCTGTGTTCTATATTTTTTTCCATATTATTGCTGAGCCTGCAAGCAAGGGAACCCTGGAAGATATAAAAGAAAAAGGCAAAATAACCGTTATCATGACCAACAATGCTAATGTTTATTACAGTTACCGGGATGAATATATGGGTTTTGAATACGACCTTGTAAAAAAGTTCGCAGAGTTTCTCGGGGTAAAATTAGACGTTATAACACCCGGGTGGGACGAAATGTTCCAGGCACTCAATTCTGGTGAAGGAGACATGATTGCAGCGGGAGTCACCATAACAAAGCCAAGAAAAAAGCTGGCCGATTTTTCAGAAGGATATCTGGAAGTACAGCAGCAGGTCATTATTCATAAAAACAATGACTCCATTGACAAAATCAAAGATTTAAAAGGCAAAAAGATTCACATACGACCTCAGACATCGTACGAACAGCGCCTTGAAGAATTAAAAAGCAATGGTCTTAATATTGATATCGTATTTCATGAAAATATGCCTACAGAGGAACTTATCCGTATGGTAGCTGAAAAAGAAATAGAAGTAACTGTAGCTGATTCAAACATTGCAAGACTTAATCAACGCTATTATCCCGATATCAGGATAGCTTTTCCCATATCTGAGTCCCAGCAGTTAGGCTGGGCGGTGAGAAACAACAGCGACAAACTGCGGGAAAAAATCAATGAATTTTTTCATAAAATAGAAAAAAACGGGACATTCAGTCAGATTTATGAGCGTTATTACAGGAATGTTTCTATATTTGATTACGTGGATATCAAAACATTTCACAGAAGATTGAAAACAAGGCTTCCCAAATACAAAGATATTATCAAAAAAGCTGCGGAAAAACACGGATTCGACTGGCGTCTGATTGCAGCAATGGTTTATCAGGAATCCCACTTCAATCCCTATGCCAGAAGTTATACAGGTGTGCGGGGCTTGATGCAGGTTACACAAAGAACTGCCCGAGAGATGGGAATTAACAACAGGATGAAACCGGCACAAAGTGTGAAAGCCGGAGTAGGATATCTGGCAAAAATATATCATCGCTTTGATGAAATTAAGGACCCGGAAACAAAAATGCTGTTTGCACTTGCCAGCTACAATGTTGGTTACGGTCACGTAAGAGATGCCCAGGATATATGCAGGAAAAAAGGGTGGGGCCCTGAGAAATGGTCATCCCTGAAAAAAGCTCTGCCGCTTTTAAGAGAGAGAAAATATTACAAAAATACAACGTATGGATATGCACGGGGAACAGAGCCGGTAAGATATGTCAGACGTATTATGAGTTATTACGATATTATCAAACAAAAAGCCCACGAATAA
- a CDS encoding ribonuclease J translates to MSFDVTFLGGAGVIGMNMYLYESSDTALIVDCGVMFADYSCPGVDYIIPDFRYLYKKREKLKALLLSHGHEDHIGGVPYLLKDFNIPVYSGELTLKFLKAKLGEHKIKGDLNAITPGDSFKVGDFTVSFNPVNHSIPETYSVLLSSNDFSFLHCSDFKIDDTPVSGEPFNRKLYKKIGSKGIDAVLIDSTNVFEKGKTVSESSLKNNLLEIFRGIKARIFFTTFSSNIDRIKQVLEVCRQLDRKVVFEGRSILKNTLLGNEAGYLPFPEDTVVKLSEAKDLPDDRICYIVSGCQGEAGSSLFKIVSRERKKLQIQEGDTVVISSRVIPGNEKNLNALMNQVAFYGGYVVDMDEGGIHASGHAGREDIKEFISLVRPKKVIPVHGEFRHQKAVCKMVMEDNLAEECIFAITGEKLVFSDDKKNVFTEEVEIEKRYVDTRGDFLFSEEQLKERRQMARDGVVIINAYSVDEKVHIDTTGFVLSNNSFFRLRKFLSENLILLNDVIKDDKNKLAEMAMKLTKTFFKKNMDRRPVIKVFIRGEKWN, encoded by the coding sequence ATGTCTTTTGATGTAACTTTTTTGGGCGGAGCCGGGGTTATCGGCATGAATATGTATTTGTACGAGTCCTCAGATACAGCACTCATAGTGGACTGTGGTGTTATGTTCGCCGATTATTCCTGTCCGGGGGTGGATTATATCATTCCGGATTTCAGATATCTTTACAAAAAAAGAGAAAAACTGAAAGCCCTCCTGCTTTCCCACGGACACGAGGATCATATAGGCGGTGTACCTTACCTGCTTAAAGACTTTAATATACCTGTTTACAGCGGGGAATTGACACTTAAGTTTTTAAAGGCAAAGCTCGGTGAGCATAAAATTAAAGGTGATTTAAATGCAATTACGCCGGGGGATTCTTTCAAAGTCGGTGATTTTACTGTCAGCTTTAACCCTGTCAATCATTCCATTCCGGAAACGTACAGTGTACTTCTCAGTTCAAATGATTTTTCCTTTCTGCACTGCTCAGATTTTAAAATAGATGATACTCCGGTAAGCGGTGAGCCTTTTAACAGAAAGCTTTATAAAAAAATCGGCAGTAAAGGTATAGATGCTGTTTTAATAGATTCCACAAATGTATTTGAAAAAGGGAAAACTGTGTCAGAAAGCAGTTTAAAGAATAACCTGCTTGAGATTTTCCGCGGAATAAAAGCAAGGATATTTTTTACTACATTCTCATCCAATATCGACAGAATAAAACAGGTACTGGAAGTTTGCAGGCAGCTCGACAGAAAAGTTGTCTTTGAGGGGCGATCGATTTTAAAAAATACACTTCTCGGGAATGAAGCCGGGTATCTGCCTTTTCCTGAAGATACAGTGGTTAAGCTGTCTGAGGCAAAGGATCTTCCTGATGACAGAATCTGCTACATTGTATCCGGCTGCCAGGGGGAAGCTGGAAGCAGTCTTTTTAAAATTGTTTCCAGGGAGCGGAAAAAATTGCAGATTCAGGAAGGTGATACGGTTGTTATTTCTTCCAGAGTGATACCGGGCAATGAGAAAAATCTGAACGCTCTTATGAACCAGGTTGCTTTTTACGGAGGATATGTTGTGGATATGGATGAAGGAGGGATCCATGCGTCAGGACATGCAGGAAGAGAAGATATAAAGGAATTTATCTCACTTGTAAGACCGAAAAAGGTTATCCCTGTACACGGAGAATTCCGTCATCAAAAGGCGGTGTGCAAAATGGTAATGGAAGATAATCTTGCAGAAGAATGTATATTTGCAATTACAGGAGAAAAGCTGGTTTTCAGTGATGACAAAAAAAATGTTTTTACCGAAGAGGTTGAGATTGAAAAGCGGTATGTGGATACGAGGGGAGATTTTCTTTTCAGTGAAGAGCAGCTGAAAGAAAGACGGCAAATGGCAAGGGACGGTGTTGTGATAATTAACGCTTATTCTGTTGATGAAAAGGTTCATATAGATACTACCGGTTTTGTTCTCAGTAATAATTCCTTTTTCAGGCTAAGAAAGTTTTTGAGCGAGAATCTAATATTATTGAATGATGTTATAAAAGATGATAAAAACAAACTTGCCGAAATGGCAATGAAACTTACCAAGACATTTTTCAAAAAGAATATGGACAGAAGGCCGGTTATTAAGGTTTTTATCCGGGGGGAAAAATGGAACTGA
- a CDS encoding undecaprenyl-diphosphate phosphatase, whose amino-acid sequence MELIQYIMLGVLQGLTEFLPVSSSGHLVIAQSLIKDFQQPGLLFDVLVHFATFCAVLIYFRKKIFKLLKALIGFVVLKYRVTYFENRNMLWGVIVASIPTAIIGLYLERISEVLFSSTTYVGYALIFTSLLLVFSDRVTARGDINTPKSLLVGIMQGIAVIPGISRSGSTIAVALFLNIKRQEAAEFSFIMALPAVFGATILQAKHLNSLDSLMIFPYLTAMVAAFFSGLFAIFLMMKLVKKARLAYFAIYCLILGIITIIWL is encoded by the coding sequence ATGGAACTGATCCAGTATATTATGTTGGGGGTCCTGCAGGGTTTGACCGAGTTTCTGCCGGTGAGCAGTTCGGGGCACCTTGTGATAGCACAGTCTCTTATTAAAGATTTTCAGCAGCCGGGGCTTCTGTTTGATGTTTTGGTTCATTTCGCAACATTTTGTGCCGTTCTTATTTATTTTCGCAAAAAAATATTTAAGCTTTTAAAGGCATTGATAGGTTTTGTTGTTCTTAAATACCGTGTCACTTATTTTGAAAACAGAAATATGCTGTGGGGGGTTATTGTCGCTTCGATTCCCACTGCAATAATCGGTTTGTATCTTGAAAGAATTTCAGAAGTACTTTTTTCCTCAACCACTTATGTGGGTTATGCTCTTATTTTTACGTCTCTTCTCCTTGTATTTTCAGACAGGGTTACCGCCAGAGGGGATATAAACACTCCCAAGTCGCTGCTGGTGGGTATTATGCAGGGTATTGCCGTTATTCCGGGAATTTCACGGTCGGGCTCAACCATTGCAGTGGCGCTGTTTCTGAATATCAAAAGACAAGAGGCAGCAGAATTTTCATTTATTATGGCTCTGCCCGCTGTTTTCGGTGCCACAATTCTTCAGGCAAAACATTTGAATTCACTGGATTCGCTGATGATATTTCCTTACTTAACGGCGATGGTGGCTGCTTTTTTCAGCGGTTTGTTTGCTATCTTTCTGATGATGAAGCTTGTTAAAAAGGCCAGACTGGCCTATTTTGCAATTTACTGTTTAATTCTCGGGATTATAACAATAATATGGCTGTAG